The nucleotide window tacatttccAGCATTATGTGCTCAAATAGTCAGTGCACCCGAGGCAATATTAGTATCATTATTGCTTGTTTACTTAAAGAttcaacaataacacaaatctTTGGAACATCTTTCAGAGAAACAAAGATTTATGGACAAATGCATTATAATGTCACACCCTGCAGTGACTTGTGTGTCACATATGTCAAGAGTGATTCGATTGAAAATCATTTCCAGGTCACTCCCAGTTTCAAACAGTCTTGAGAACATGTCTGCGCAGGTCGGGGTGGCTTTTAAAGTGTCTGAAGCAAGCCTCAGAAATGCGGCGCTCCATCGGGGGAGTCGCACGACATCGGTTTGCAGGAGCCTGAAACTCatgaaaagaggcagagaggtcCTCTAATCCTCTGGAGGCTCAGATTAGTAGGACTCCTCTGCTTTGTGGTTTCCCTTTTTAAAGATCAGTCCTGATACAAACTGctcctgcttgtgtttctaaTCCTGTCTGTCCTGGCTTGTGTgcgtggaaaaaaaaatcaaacctttgcatcaggaaaaaaaagttttttttttttcaagatgtCATGAACAGGTCTggcagcaggagcaggggaAGCATGTGTGTGCTCAGGTTGTTCTCTTTCCAGATCTATtttagtgttgtttttgtgtgccACCTAAGAACAATCCCCAAGTCCTATTTTGAGGTGCAGGGGCTTGTTAGAGCGGCTGGCTGCTGTTGCATAACTATTTGTTGACCTGTCAAATTAAACGTGGATAAACACTGAGAAGGCCGGTTCGCAAACTTGGTTCAAAGTTTAAAAGATGCTGGATAATCAATCTTGTACTTGCATTTCACGGTGTGAATAGATTTACAATCGGGGCTATAGATGCATGAAAACTGAGTGTGTAATCTTGAACATTTCAGAACTGGATAAGGTTAAGTCCACATCCAGTCCAAGGAGGTGGCTCAACTGTCAGTGGATTAACCAGGAGGACAAACAGGAGACAGATCTCATGACTTTCTTCTAAATCTGCCTCCCTGTGTGATACTGATGCTCTCACATTAATACCCCTGCAGACGCACAATGTAAAGTCGGGGGCTTGACTGCTCCAGCAGCCAGCGGTCGCAGTGTTTGAGTTGGCGTTTCTCTCAGCAACTCTGTATTGTGCATTGTATGTTGTGTGGGTTGCTCAGCTGCAGGCTATTTTTCCTGGGCAGAAACGTGCCTCCAGGGGGGTTTGTGCTTTGTGAGCGTACTGGGGTATCCAGCGCCTGAAGGTGACCTCCGCTCCATTTGCGAGTGTTTGCTTTGCAGAAGTTGCCAGAACTCACTGTGGAGAAATAGCTGGGATGCTCTCAAtgctgaagcagcagaggacaaCCACATTCTCCTGCAGTATTTTCAGGTCATGAGGAACCAGCAGTAGAAAAGGAGCCGCCTGCATATGACGGGTTTTTTTTCAACCTCGCGTGGCAAAACCAGAAGCCGTGCGAAGCGCAGTCAGAGTGCGTGGGGATGACTGTAGGCTGTAGGTAAGACGAGCTTCACACAGCGCTCTGCTGTGCCCTTGGCCTGTTGTTGCTCGTCCCCTGTAGTGGCATGTGCTCTTAACAGCGGCCAAATCACAGCATGTGACAGTCTCTCGTGTGTAATGTGAGAGTTGTGGTCGAGGTGTCATTTGCTTCAGATGGACAGTGTTTGAGAAAGAGAACGTCCAGTCACATCCTGGCCTCCCAGTGAAAGACAGGATCTGTGTCTCTGATTGGTGCAGCTCTGTTTGTCTCCTTATAGCTGTGGAGGGGACGGTCTGAGAGGTCAAGGGTCAACACACTGTTCATACAGTTAGTTTTACTACAGTGAACATACCTGGTGTCATCATTAGCTTATCTGACATGATGAGGTTAACTTTATCCATCCTCCGTTGTACTCTGCTTAGAACAGACATCATGAATTAATCCTATGAATATTAAAGGGTCAAATTCATATGATTCCCATATATTGTAAGGTGTCTAGAAAGGTTGCATGTAAAAAGAATGATCTCCTTGTTAGTATAGTGGTGAGTAGGGTTAgggtatctatctatctatctatctatctatctatctatcttattattattttattgttatttaatcgATTGATagagaaaataatctgcagattaaCTGGtcatgaaaaacattattatcTGTAGCCCTAGAACCCATGATAGGAACTAACAGTGAAGGGGGGGTAATGAGAACAGACACGATGAGATGAGCTAGAGAGCCGCCATCACACATGAAAATTcgtaaaaataataaaattcacAAGAACCAAGAAGAAATATGACTGAGGCATCAAATGGGATTAgaggctgtttttctttggttaACGTCCCCATAAGACCCCATATTACTTAGTTATGATTTTCAAACAGCATTGTTTCCACGAAGCCTGACTgccagctgctctgctctttaCTTCCTGCAAGTGAATTTCCCATTTCACTAACTTCTGTAGGCCCCAACATATGCAAGCCTATTTTCagtccacacacgcacacacacacacacacacacacacacacacacactcagcattGTGTTTCTGGGTCACATGTCTGTAGTCAGCCTGAACTGCAGTGACAGCTTGTGAGAAAGTGACTTACCACCTACACTTCATTTGGCTGGAGCCACGCTGTGTAATTATCTGAATTAAAATGGAAGTGCTGCCCGGACTGCTGTGTTTCTTGTCTAAGTGTTGTTGTAGTGGTGCGATGGACAAGTTGAGTTCTCCTGCGGGTTGGAGCATCGAggagtgtttttaatttgggCCGCTGGCTCTGCTCAAACCCCCAACCATGCTGCGATTTCCTTTACTGGAATTCCTTGAATGGACACGTTGGCAGGCTGGTTACTCACAGTTCCTGAATGTTTTAGTGAGGTTGTGACTCTTGTGTGTCTTTTACACAGCTGCCCTACCTGCTGCTGAACTCCACAGGAACAGACCCCAAGACTCGCATGTACCCCGTGTTCTTCGGGGAAAGCATCGAGGTCAACCCCAAACCAGAGCAGGAAATCAAGTAAGAGGACTTTGAAGCACACAGACGCAACAGTGGCTGCAATGTGGTGTTTAACATTGTCTTTTCAACACTGCCACCTAGTGATCAGTTTTAGATGTGTGTTTAAACTGTTGAAATATCTCCTCTCCAGGTGCATCTCTGAGGTCAAGTATGACTCCGACAAGCATTACCGGGACCGGGTGTACTGCGCCCCCGTTCCCACGGCCACCTCCTTCAGCGAGACAGTGGTAGCGGTGCAGAACTGCACATGGAGGAGCTACAAGTCCCAGGTGTACCTGGAGCCGCGGCAGAGGCCCATCAGCTACCAGAGCACCACCATCATCTACCCGAAACACGCCAAGAACACTTACCGCACCACGCTCAACTACAACGCCACGGGTTCCCGCCGCTGGTTTGTCTCCACAGTGCAGCTGGAGTCGAGCGAGGATACTAGTCCCTGTATCATCTACACAGAGGACCTGTAGAGCTCAGCCCGTACAGGGGGATGGCTACCTGGCaaccatcttgttttttctcagaGGATGAGGATCGAGGGAGGGCCCATTTTGAAAAGGAAATACTTCAAGTGTTGTCTGAAGCCCCTACGAACCCTGGTCTGTTCATCTTTACGTGCCATGGAGGAAACTCTGGGAACCTTCAGTGACATTTCACCTGAGTGTATTTAGACTTTCTACTGATGCCGTCTTTAAAAAGGGACTCCCGGCAGTTTAGAGCTGCACTTGAATGGTTGATGTCTTATTTAATACAAGAGCTGACAAATTGGTGGCTTTCCGGTTTTTAATGATCAGATTGCAGACGTCTGTATATGTAGAGAAAAGTCGAGATGACACGAGTTGTGGGAGTTCGCGCAAACTCCAGTCACACCAATGCAAAGCTTGCTAATATGGCTTTATTGCACTTGTTTTCTATATATCACA belongs to Hippoglossus stenolepis isolate QCI-W04-F060 chromosome 9, HSTE1.2, whole genome shotgun sequence and includes:
- the rflna gene encoding refilin-A is translated as MVGHLHLQAMDDSLKGKNREGLLDSPDSGLPPSPSPPFCSLSPGLIESRSSSCTTPVESHHGCYRKESREGKLLPYLLLNSTGTDPKTRMYPVFFGESIEVNPKPEQEIKCISEVKYDSDKHYRDRVYCAPVPTATSFSETVVAVQNCTWRSYKSQVYLEPRQRPISYQSTTIIYPKHAKNTYRTTLNYNATGSRRWFVSTVQLESSEDTSPCIIYTEDL